The following DNA comes from Mucilaginibacter jinjuensis.
GATAACTCTGATGCCACTACTTACGAGTTTATTTATCCCGCTTTGAATGACCCAGATGCGAGGCCATATATTGGTGCTATTTCATTCCACTCTTGGCGTGGTTGGAAAACCGAAACCCTACAAAAATGGGCCGATGCTGCTAAAAAGATCAATGCACCGCTTATTGTTGGCGAAGGTAGTATTGATGCTGCTGCCTGGAACTACCCTGACATATTTCAGGAGCAAACGTATGCTATTGAGGAAATTAACCTTTACCTACGCTTATTAAAAATTTGTGAACCCATCACCATATTGCAATGGCAACTTACAGCCGATTATTCGCCCTTAATTGGTGGCGGTATTTTTGGCAATAATGAGCCCTTGCATCCTGGCCAACGTTTTTGGAATTTGAAACAACTGGCATCAACACCTAAAAACTCGATTTATATTGCTGCCCAAGCCGATCAGGAGGATGTGACCTGCGCAGCTTTAATCAATAGCCAAACAGATGATGCAACTGTACATCTGATAAACAATGGCGCTAAACGCGGTTTCATAATATCAGGCTTACCTAAAACCCACAAAAAGTTAGTGTTATACATTACATCAACCAAACTATCGATGAAAAAGAGATCGAAAATTGAGGTTGTAAATGGCGAAGCACACTTCACATTACCGGCCGTTTGCTTTGCAAGTTTGATGACTGAATAAACAAAATCAGACAAGTCTGTCTGTTTTTACAATTACATGATCTTGTAATCAGACAGACTTGTCTGTTTTGTTGTAACTTTGCTTTCATATTCAATTAAGCAGTATGAAAGAGCTGGCAGGAGTAAAAGAACGGATCATGACAACGGCCTGCCGTTTGTTTTATGAACAGGGTTACCAGGCTACCGGTATTAACCAGATTATTGACGAGGCACAGATTGCGAAATCGAGCCTATACCAGCATTTTGCCTCAAAAGAATTATTGCTGAACGAATACCTGTTAACACACAAAGATCAATGGCAGGTTGAAATCGACGAGTTTACAGGCTGTTTGCCCGATGGTAAAGAAAAATTGCTGGCATTTTTCGACTTTAGAAAATGGCGGTTGGAACGAAATCATTTTAAAGGCTGCACATTTTCACGCGTGGTGTATGAATTGCCAAATCTGAATGAAAGCTCTGCTGATATTATCCGCACTCACAAAAACACCATTAAAACATTTATTGGCGAACAGTTAAAGGCTATTAAAAGCCCTTACCCGAAAGAGGATTTAGACGAAATGACCGGCATGATCTTTAACTTGTCGGAAGGTGCGGTTCTGCAATCAACACTGTTTAATACTTCCCAACCGCTGGACGATTCTAAAAAAGTGGTCGCTCATCTGCTTCAAAACATTTAAAATTTTATCTACCCTATTCATCATTAACTTATATCATTATGCAAACAGACCTGGCACCCTCAACACCTGTTTCTACAGTTGAGAAATTTCCCTGGCTTATTCTTTTCACTATACTTTTGGCTCCGCTAATCACCGTTATAGACGTGTTTATCATGAATGTGAGCCTGCCTACCATACAAGGTTATTTTCATGCATCAGATGCAGCGGTACAAGGCATTATTGCCTCTTACCTGGTTGGTTACTCTGTATTTTTAATTACAGGCAGCCGTGCCGGTGATCATTTTGGCCGTAAGAAAGTTTTTATGGGTGGTTTATTTGTTTTCACCGTTGCCTCTGCCCTTTGCGGTTATGCAGGTAGTATTGAGCAGCTCATTATTTTCCGCTTTTTGCAAGGTATTGCTGCAGGTTTTGCAGTACCGCAAACCGTAACGCTTATTCAACTTAACTTTAAACATGGCGAATATCGAAGCAAAGCTTTAGGCTATTACGGCATTACTCTGGGTATAGCATCGGTAATGGGCCAGTTTTTGGGTGGCTATTTTGTTACTGCCCATTGGATGCACGAGCCCTGGCGTTTAATATTTTTGATCAACGTACCTATTGGTGTAATTGCGGTTACTATGGCAACCTTCTTTATCCCCGAATCGAAGATCATTAAAAAAGCGAACTTCG
Coding sequences within:
- a CDS encoding TetR/AcrR family transcriptional regulator: MKELAGVKERIMTTACRLFYEQGYQATGINQIIDEAQIAKSSLYQHFASKELLLNEYLLTHKDQWQVEIDEFTGCLPDGKEKLLAFFDFRKWRLERNHFKGCTFSRVVYELPNLNESSADIIRTHKNTIKTFIGEQLKAIKSPYPKEDLDEMTGMIFNLSEGAVLQSTLFNTSQPLDDSKKVVAHLLQNI